A region of Beijerinckia sp. 28-YEA-48 DNA encodes the following proteins:
- the glmU gene encoding bifunctional UDP-N-acetylglucosamine diphosphorylase/glucosamine-1-phosphate N-acetyltransferase GlmU, producing MATASAQRTCLSVVLAAGEGTRMKSVLPKVLHRIAGRSMLGHAVSAVHRAETGNVLAVVIGPDRDDVAAEVRRFADTAESFIQTERRGTAHAVLAARPALERGFDDLVVMFGDTPLVRPETIDRMRAALAGGAAVAVMGFEAQDPTGYGRLIVENGALVAIREQKDASEAERAIRLANGGIMALDGRKALAILDAIGSNNAQNEYYLTDAVAVAHAQGLRCAVVMAAADEVMGVNDRVQLAAAEALMQERLRDAAMRAGATLIAPQTVFLSSDTRLGKDVLIEPNVWFGPGVTVADGVVIHAFSHLEGAQVESGVHAGPFARLRPGTRLGKDAKVGNFVEIKAADVGPGAKISHLSYIGDAKVGAEANIGAGTITCNYDGFDKALTEIGAGAFIGSNSALVAPVKIGDGAYVGSGSVITDEVEPDALAVARGRQVAKPGWAAKFRADRVGRPKKR from the coding sequence ATGGCCACCGCCAGCGCCCAACGAACCTGTCTGTCCGTCGTTCTCGCGGCGGGTGAAGGTACCCGAATGAAATCGGTATTGCCGAAGGTCCTGCATCGGATCGCCGGCCGGTCGATGCTGGGCCACGCGGTTTCGGCCGTGCATCGTGCCGAGACGGGCAATGTCCTGGCGGTGGTGATTGGCCCCGACCGCGACGACGTGGCCGCCGAAGTCCGCCGATTCGCCGACACCGCCGAAAGCTTCATCCAGACCGAGAGACGCGGCACCGCCCATGCGGTGTTGGCGGCGCGTCCGGCTCTGGAACGGGGTTTTGATGATCTCGTCGTGATGTTTGGCGATACCCCCCTGGTGCGGCCCGAGACCATCGACCGGATGCGCGCCGCGCTGGCTGGTGGAGCAGCGGTCGCCGTCATGGGCTTCGAGGCGCAGGATCCGACAGGCTACGGCCGGCTGATCGTCGAGAACGGCGCGCTGGTCGCCATTCGCGAACAGAAGGATGCCAGCGAGGCCGAGCGGGCGATCCGTCTCGCCAACGGCGGCATCATGGCGCTCGACGGCCGCAAGGCGTTGGCGATTCTCGATGCCATCGGCAGCAACAACGCGCAGAACGAATATTACCTGACCGATGCTGTTGCAGTGGCCCATGCCCAGGGCCTGCGCTGCGCCGTGGTGATGGCGGCCGCCGACGAGGTGATGGGCGTCAACGATCGCGTCCAGCTCGCCGCCGCCGAAGCCCTCATGCAGGAGCGGTTGCGCGACGCGGCCATGCGCGCCGGCGCCACTTTGATCGCGCCGCAGACCGTGTTCCTGTCGAGCGACACGCGCCTCGGCAAGGATGTCCTGATCGAGCCGAACGTCTGGTTCGGCCCGGGCGTCACGGTCGCCGATGGCGTCGTCATCCACGCTTTTTCCCATCTGGAAGGGGCGCAGGTGGAGAGCGGCGTCCATGCCGGTCCTTTCGCGCGGCTGCGCCCAGGCACCCGGCTCGGCAAGGATGCGAAGGTCGGCAATTTCGTTGAGATCAAAGCCGCCGATGTTGGGCCGGGCGCCAAGATCAGCCATCTGAGCTATATCGGCGATGCCAAAGTGGGCGCTGAGGCCAATATCGGCGCCGGCACGATCACCTGCAATTATGATGGCTTCGACAAGGCGCTGACCGAAATTGGGGCCGGCGCTTTCATTGGTTCCAATTCCGCGCTCGTCGCGCCGGTGAAGATCGGCGACGGCGCCTATGTCGGCTCGGGCTCGGTGATCACCGACGAGGTCGAGCCCGATGCACTGGCCGTGGCGCGCGGCCGGCAGGTGGCAAAGCCCGGCTGGGCAGCCAAGTTTCGTGCGGACCGGGTGGGGCGGCCTAAAAAGCGTTAA
- the glmS gene encoding glutamine--fructose-6-phosphate transaminase (isomerizing) gives MCGIVGIIGTTPVAGQIVEALKRLEYRGYDSAGIATLENGKLERRRAEGKLRNLEARLGEQPLGGVIGIGHTRWATHGRPTENNAHPHATQRVAVVHNGIIENFRELRDELAARGHVFATETDTEVVAHLVTDEMNKGKSPREAVAAALPRLHGAFALAFLFNGENDILIGARQGAPLAIGYGDGEMFLGSDALALAPFTDTITYLEDGDWAVLTRSGAEFFDADNRPVQRARQKSQASAYLIDKGNHRHFMAKEIHEQPEVVGRTLAHYLDMSAGRVRLPFDLPFDPAKLSRITITACGTAYYAGLTAKYWFEKFARIPVEIDVASEFRYRDAPMQDGGLMIVVSQSGETADTLASLRYARANGQHVLSVVNVPTSTIARESDIAALTLAGPEIGVASTKAFTCQLSVLACLALAFGRARGTLPDAMEQRLVADLINVPGLMAEAIKREVNLEQLAGTLSKAKDVLYLGRGTSFPLALEGALKLKEISYIHAEGYAAGELKHGPIALIDEDMPVIVIAPHDPVYEKTVSNMQEVAARGGRIVLIADQRAAEEASIAFEAVVPMQAMPSEFAPIVYAVPVQLLAYHTAVFMGKDVDQPRNLAKSVTVE, from the coding sequence ATGTGCGGTATTGTGGGTATCATTGGCACAACGCCCGTCGCCGGGCAGATTGTCGAGGCGCTGAAGCGTCTCGAATACCGCGGGTATGATTCTGCCGGTATTGCGACTTTGGAAAACGGCAAGCTGGAGCGTCGGCGTGCCGAAGGCAAGCTGCGCAATCTGGAAGCGCGCCTGGGCGAACAGCCGCTCGGCGGCGTGATCGGTATTGGTCACACCCGCTGGGCGACCCATGGTCGTCCCACCGAAAACAACGCGCATCCCCATGCCACCCAACGCGTTGCCGTGGTCCATAACGGCATCATCGAGAATTTCCGCGAATTGCGTGACGAGCTGGCCGCGCGCGGCCATGTCTTTGCCACCGAGACCGATACGGAAGTGGTGGCGCATCTCGTCACCGATGAGATGAACAAGGGCAAGTCGCCGCGCGAAGCGGTGGCCGCGGCGCTGCCGCGTCTGCATGGCGCTTTCGCGCTGGCTTTCCTCTTCAACGGCGAGAACGATATCCTCATTGGCGCGCGTCAGGGCGCGCCGCTCGCCATCGGCTATGGCGACGGCGAAATGTTTTTGGGCTCCGACGCATTGGCTCTGGCGCCCTTCACCGACACCATTACCTATCTTGAGGACGGCGATTGGGCCGTGCTGACCCGTTCGGGCGCCGAGTTTTTCGACGCCGACAATCGGCCGGTGCAACGTGCGCGGCAGAAGAGCCAAGCCTCGGCCTATTTGATCGACAAGGGCAACCATCGCCATTTCATGGCGAAGGAAATTCACGAACAGCCGGAAGTGGTCGGCCGCACCCTGGCGCACTACCTCGATATGTCGGCTGGCCGTGTGCGCCTGCCGTTCGATCTGCCGTTCGATCCCGCCAAACTGTCGCGCATCACCATCACCGCTTGCGGCACAGCTTATTATGCCGGGCTCACGGCGAAATATTGGTTCGAGAAATTCGCCCGCATTCCCGTCGAGATCGACGTCGCCTCGGAGTTTCGCTATCGCGATGCGCCGATGCAGGACGGCGGCCTGATGATCGTCGTCTCGCAATCAGGCGAAACGGCCGACACTCTGGCCTCGTTGCGCTATGCGCGTGCCAACGGCCAGCATGTTCTCTCGGTGGTCAATGTCCCCACGTCGACGATCGCGCGCGAAAGCGATATTGCCGCTTTGACCTTGGCGGGGCCGGAGATCGGCGTCGCGTCCACCAAGGCGTTCACGTGCCAGTTGTCGGTGCTCGCCTGTCTGGCGCTTGCCTTCGGCCGCGCGCGCGGCACTCTCCCCGACGCGATGGAGCAGCGGCTTGTCGCCGATCTGATCAATGTGCCGGGCCTGATGGCGGAAGCGATCAAGCGCGAGGTCAATCTCGAACAGCTCGCAGGCACTCTGTCGAAAGCCAAGGATGTTCTTTATCTCGGGCGCGGCACCAGTTTCCCGCTGGCGCTCGAAGGCGCGCTGAAGCTCAAGGAAATCTCTTATATTCATGCCGAAGGCTATGCCGCCGGCGAATTGAAACACGGGCCGATCGCGCTCATCGACGAGGACATGCCGGTCATTGTCATCGCGCCGCACGATCCGGTCTATGAAAAGACCGTGTCCAATATGCAGGAGGTTGCCGCACGCGGCGGTCGCATCGTGCTGATTGCCGATCAGCGCGCGGCCGAGGAAGCGTCGATCGCCTTTGAAGCGGTGGTGCCGATGCAGGCGATGCCGAGCGAATTCGCGCCGATCGTCTATGCGGTGCCCGTGCAGCTGCTCGCCTATCACACGGCGGTTTTCATGGGCAAAGATGTCGATCAGCCACGTAATCTGGCGAAGAGCGTCACGGTCGAATAG
- a CDS encoding DUF502 domain-containing protein, translating into MRSGFGARIRTWFLTGLIIAGPLAVTAWIVWWFVRTIDGWVKPLVPQYFWPDTYMPVEIPGVGVIMAFVGLTLLGFLTANLAGRTLLRMGEYMLDRMPVVRGIYKSVKQIFETVFSQSGTGFRKVGLVQYPAKGMWSVVFISTPPSSSVADKLPPDVNYISVFLPCTPNPTTGFYFYLPVSEVIEVSLSPDEAAKLIMSAGLIQPEGQAKLAAMAVEGKTLEVMPG; encoded by the coding sequence ATGCGGTCTGGCTTCGGGGCCCGGATTCGCACCTGGTTCCTCACCGGCCTCATCATCGCGGGGCCTCTGGCGGTGACGGCCTGGATCGTCTGGTGGTTCGTTCGGACGATCGATGGCTGGGTGAAGCCGCTGGTTCCGCAGTACTTCTGGCCCGACACTTACATGCCGGTAGAAATTCCCGGCGTCGGCGTCATCATGGCTTTCGTCGGCCTGACCCTGCTCGGGTTCCTCACAGCCAATCTCGCCGGCCGCACCCTGTTGCGCATGGGTGAATACATGCTCGACCGCATGCCGGTCGTGCGCGGCATCTACAAGAGCGTGAAACAGATTTTCGAAACGGTGTTCTCGCAGTCGGGCACCGGCTTTCGTAAAGTGGGTCTCGTGCAATATCCGGCTAAGGGCATGTGGTCGGTGGTGTTCATCTCGACGCCGCCATCGAGTTCGGTCGCCGATAAACTGCCGCCGGATGTCAATTATATCTCGGTCTTCCTGCCCTGTACGCCCAACCCCACCACCGGTTTCTATTTCTATCTGCCGGTGAGTGAAGTGATCGAAGTGTCGCTGAGCCCCGACGAGGCGGCGAAACTGATCATGTCCGCTGGTCTCATCCAGCCCGAAGGCCAGGCGAAACTGGCGGCCATGGCAGTCGAAGGCAAAACGCTGGAAGTAATGCCGGGCTAG
- the mdoH gene encoding glucans biosynthesis glucosyltransferase MdoH, translating to MDSVTDHLSAPTDQASSNVQDPRLQSAMPAEAPLAMPQQSLATFDPATAYKATRQGEDWSTWAARVLVFGGGVALTAYGANEMYGVINVGSITALKWALLVLFTINFSWIALSFMSAIGGFIWLFLHNRNKPGVAPTLTTRTAVVMPIYNEAPERVFGALQAMIEDVQRTGRDDHFDWFFLSDTTNPEVWIAEERAFEALRAQIGDTANVYYRHRPNNTARKAGNIADFVTRWGGHYEHMVVLDADSLMAGPTIVALVAAMEADPDAGIIQTLPLIMNRNTFLARLQQFAARIYGPIIAAGLALWSGRKGNYWGHNAIIRTRAFAACCGLPNLRGKPPFGGHILSHDFVEAALLVRAGYAVYMLPALGGSYEESPPSLIDIAARDRRWCQGNLQHTRLLLTKKLKLASRQHFTTGIMGYLSSPVWMAQLLVGIALVLQASFIRPEYFTHEFAMFPDWPIFDYERALKLFGVTMAVLLAPKFMGLLYALFRAPTRRVTGGVIGLSASFIIELIFSALIAPIMMVIQTGAVLQIVSGRDTGWQPQRRDDGSIPILHIVRRHRSHVALGFLTLIAGYLISPSLVAWMSPTIAGLILAIVISWASGQLWIGLALRRLGILVTPEETSPPRVATRASELMTRLTPDESVEVDSIKAVHGDSKFRALHEAMLPSLERHKRGVVDPARAVAEAKLNDAETITEAADWLKPRERMIVLHDRSLLNLLSRLKSEETAPAQTTG from the coding sequence ATGGACTCCGTGACCGATCACCTTTCCGCGCCAACGGACCAAGCCAGCAGCAACGTGCAGGATCCTCGTTTGCAATCGGCCATGCCCGCCGAGGCGCCGCTGGCCATGCCACAGCAATCGCTGGCGACCTTCGATCCTGCCACGGCTTACAAGGCGACCCGCCAGGGCGAGGATTGGAGCACTTGGGCGGCGCGCGTGCTGGTTTTCGGCGGCGGCGTGGCCCTCACCGCCTATGGCGCCAATGAAATGTACGGCGTCATCAACGTCGGCTCGATCACCGCGCTGAAATGGGCGTTGCTGGTGCTGTTCACCATCAACTTCTCCTGGATCGCCCTGTCTTTCATGAGTGCGATCGGCGGTTTCATCTGGCTGTTCCTGCATAACCGCAACAAGCCAGGTGTCGCCCCCACCCTGACGACCCGCACCGCCGTCGTCATGCCGATCTACAACGAGGCGCCCGAGCGCGTCTTCGGCGCCTTGCAGGCGATGATCGAGGACGTGCAGCGCACCGGGCGCGACGATCATTTCGACTGGTTCTTCCTGTCCGACACGACCAACCCGGAAGTCTGGATCGCCGAGGAAAGGGCCTTCGAGGCCCTGCGCGCGCAGATTGGCGACACCGCCAATGTTTATTATCGGCATCGCCCCAACAATACGGCGCGCAAAGCCGGCAATATCGCTGATTTCGTCACCCGCTGGGGTGGCCACTACGAGCACATGGTCGTGCTCGATGCCGACAGCCTGATGGCCGGCCCGACGATCGTTGCCCTGGTGGCCGCGATGGAGGCCGACCCCGACGCTGGCATCATCCAGACCTTGCCGCTGATCATGAACCGCAACACGTTCCTGGCCCGGTTGCAGCAGTTCGCAGCGCGCATCTACGGACCGATTATCGCGGCGGGCCTGGCGCTCTGGTCGGGCCGCAAAGGCAATTACTGGGGCCATAACGCCATCATCCGCACGCGGGCCTTCGCGGCCTGCTGCGGCCTGCCGAACCTGCGCGGCAAGCCGCCGTTCGGCGGCCATATCCTCAGCCATGATTTCGTCGAGGCGGCCTTGTTGGTGCGCGCCGGCTATGCCGTCTACATGCTGCCGGCGCTCGGCGGCAGCTATGAAGAGAGCCCGCCCTCGCTGATCGACATCGCCGCCCGCGACCGGCGCTGGTGCCAGGGCAATCTGCAGCACACGCGCCTGCTCCTGACCAAGAAACTGAAGCTCGCCAGCCGCCAGCATTTCACCACCGGCATCATGGGCTATCTGTCCTCACCGGTCTGGATGGCACAACTGCTCGTTGGTATCGCCCTGGTGCTGCAAGCGAGCTTCATTCGCCCGGAATATTTCACCCACGAATTCGCTATGTTCCCGGACTGGCCGATATTCGACTACGAACGCGCCTTGAAACTGTTCGGGGTGACCATGGCGGTGCTGCTGGCGCCAAAATTCATGGGCCTGCTCTATGCCCTCTTCCGCGCGCCGACGCGGCGCGTGACGGGCGGCGTGATCGGCCTATCGGCCTCTTTCATCATCGAGTTGATTTTCTCGGCGCTGATCGCGCCGATCATGATGGTCATCCAGACCGGCGCCGTCTTGCAGATCGTCTCCGGCCGCGACACCGGCTGGCAACCGCAGCGGCGCGACGACGGCTCGATTCCGATCCTTCATATCGTGCGCCGCCACCGCTCGCACGTGGCGCTTGGCTTCCTGACCCTGATCGCCGGCTATCTGATTTCACCGTCGCTCGTCGCCTGGATGTCGCCAACGATCGCTGGTTTGATTCTGGCCATTGTCATCTCCTGGGCCAGCGGTCAATTGTGGATCGGACTCGCGCTGCGTCGTCTGGGCATTCTGGTGACGCCGGAAGAAACCTCGCCACCGCGGGTTGCGACCCGGGCGAGCGAACTTATGACAAGGCTCACGCCGGACGAGAGTGTCGAAGTCGACTCCATCAAGGCCGTGCATGGCGACAGCAAGTTCCGCGCGCTGCATGAGGCGATGCTGCCCAGCCTTGAACGGCACAAGCGCGGCGTGGTTGACCCCGCCCGAGCGGTCGCCGAGGCCAAACTCAACGATGCCGAAACAATCACTGAAGCAGCGGACTGGCTGAAGCCGCGCGAACGCATGATCGTCTTGCATGATCGCTCGCTGCTCAACCTGCTGAGCCGGCTGAAATCCGAAGAAACGGCACCGGCCCAAACAACCGGCTAG
- a CDS encoding isochorismatase family cysteine hydrolase — protein sequence MHQVSIRQEIIDRVVARRGRLRWFDTLDAKRTALIVIDMQDTFCAPGSPAEVAASRDIVAPINVVARGLRERGGKVIFVLHANSQFGERSDWELFFNHVVGGGVRQKTIESLSPGRQQVWRDLDRSNDDITVFKNRYSALISNASNLERILRNLDIDTVLIAGTKTNVCCESTARDAMMLDFKVVMLSDCCATLSDDEHRATLETIIQQFGDVMTGPEALAAMDRP from the coding sequence ATGCATCAGGTGTCCATCCGTCAGGAAATCATCGACCGGGTTGTCGCGCGCCGTGGCCGTCTGCGTTGGTTCGACACGCTCGATGCGAAGCGCACCGCGCTCATCGTCATCGATATGCAGGACACGTTCTGCGCGCCAGGCAGCCCGGCGGAAGTCGCGGCATCACGCGACATCGTCGCGCCGATCAATGTGGTGGCGCGAGGCCTGCGCGAGCGCGGCGGCAAAGTGATCTTCGTGCTGCATGCCAATTCGCAATTCGGCGAACGCAGCGATTGGGAATTGTTCTTCAATCACGTGGTCGGTGGCGGCGTGCGCCAGAAAACCATCGAAAGCCTGTCGCCTGGTCGTCAGCAGGTTTGGCGTGATCTCGATCGCTCCAACGACGACATCACCGTGTTCAAGAACCGCTACAGCGCACTGATCTCCAACGCCTCCAACCTGGAGCGGATCCTGCGCAATCTCGACATCGACACTGTGCTCATCGCCGGCACCAAGACCAATGTCTGCTGCGAGTCGACGGCGCGCGACGCGATGATGCTCGACTTCAAGGTGGTCATGCTGTCGGACTGCTGCGCCACCCTCTCCGACGACGAGCATCGCGCCACGCTCGAAACCATCATCCAACAGTTCGGTGATGTGATGACTGGGCCGGAAGCTCTCGCCGCGATGGATCGCCCCTAG
- a CDS encoding glucan biosynthesis protein has protein sequence MYRRRDFLKLAAGAALPSNTLLSTPAAAQTQNGIEAAAALLATGPFDPGKVIDLARAMSKQPIRRTAIDLPESLQNLNYEQYAQIRRLPDSNIWAGAQTGYAIEPLHRGFIFNAPMQIFIVENGNTVRVNYDPSDFTFGKNAAPTDKRDLGFAGFRILQTGSEGTREAAIFYSAGFYQTIARGQTPGVAARGLSIRTADTKAEEFPNFVATWIERPVLAANLIVVHAILDSDSVVGAYRFTLRPGEMTIVDTECTLFPRVAVDHYGLATMQGTYLYGQIDRRRGDDVRPGVYDISGLSMLSGKGEWIWRPASNRQTLQVSAFVDENPRGFGLLQRDRNFAAFMDDDQHWERRPSLWVEPIGDWGPGFVTLLEIPAEAQTNQNIVAYWRSRNSLAAGAEAAFAYRQYWCWTPPERPPFAIAVRSRSGRSPGTPTNARRRRFQIEFTGDILGDEKASPNVTPQATAAMGTIVAVRQVLAREEKAARITLDVDAGNEQACELRLLLESNGKPVSETWLFRWTP, from the coding sequence ATGTATCGGCGTAGGGATTTTCTGAAACTGGCCGCCGGGGCCGCCCTGCCCTCGAACACGCTCCTCTCTACTCCTGCCGCGGCGCAGACCCAGAACGGGATCGAGGCTGCCGCGGCCCTCCTTGCCACCGGGCCTTTCGATCCCGGCAAGGTTATCGACCTGGCGCGGGCGATGTCGAAACAGCCGATACGGCGCACGGCGATAGACCTGCCGGAGAGCCTGCAAAATCTCAACTATGAGCAATATGCCCAAATTCGCCGGCTGCCCGACTCTAACATCTGGGCCGGCGCCCAGACCGGCTATGCCATAGAACCCCTGCATCGCGGTTTCATCTTCAACGCGCCGATGCAGATTTTCATCGTCGAAAACGGCAATACGGTTCGCGTCAATTATGACCCGTCCGACTTCACCTTCGGCAAGAACGCAGCCCCCACCGATAAGCGCGATCTTGGCTTCGCCGGCTTCCGTATTCTACAGACCGGTAGCGAGGGCACACGCGAGGCCGCGATCTTCTACAGCGCCGGTTTCTATCAAACGATCGCACGGGGGCAGACGCCCGGCGTTGCAGCGCGCGGCCTTTCGATCCGCACCGCCGACACCAAGGCCGAGGAGTTTCCCAATTTCGTCGCCACCTGGATCGAGCGACCGGTGCTGGCGGCCAATCTGATCGTCGTTCACGCCATCCTCGATTCCGACAGTGTCGTTGGCGCCTACCGCTTCACGCTGCGGCCGGGCGAGATGACCATTGTGGACACCGAATGCACGCTGTTTCCGCGCGTCGCCGTCGATCACTACGGTCTGGCGACGATGCAGGGCACCTATCTCTACGGTCAGATCGACCGCCGGCGTGGCGATGACGTGCGCCCCGGGGTCTACGACATATCAGGTCTGTCCATGCTCTCCGGCAAGGGGGAATGGATCTGGCGGCCGGCCTCCAACCGTCAGACGTTGCAGGTGTCGGCCTTTGTCGATGAAAATCCGCGCGGTTTCGGCCTGCTGCAGCGCGACCGCAACTTCGCTGCCTTCATGGATGACGATCAGCACTGGGAGCGGCGCCCGTCTCTCTGGGTCGAACCCATCGGCGACTGGGGGCCGGGCTTCGTCACCTTGCTGGAAATTCCGGCGGAGGCGCAGACCAATCAGAACATTGTCGCCTATTGGCGCTCGCGCAACAGCCTGGCGGCCGGGGCCGAGGCCGCCTTCGCCTACCGTCAATATTGGTGCTGGACGCCGCCCGAGCGGCCGCCCTTCGCCATTGCCGTCCGCTCGCGGTCGGGCCGCTCCCCTGGCACACCGACCAATGCCAGACGGCGACGGTTCCAAATCGAATTCACCGGCGATATTCTGGGCGATGAAAAAGCCTCGCCGAATGTGACCCCGCAGGCCACCGCCGCCATGGGTACGATCGTCGCTGTGCGCCAAGTGCTGGCGCGCGAGGAAAAAGCGGCGCGGATCACCCTCGACGTGGACGCCGGCAACGAGCAGGCGTGCGAGTTGCGGCTGCTCCTCGAATCCAACGGCAAGCCTGTTAGCGAAACCTGGTTATTCAGATGGACTCCGTGA
- a CDS encoding SbmA/BacA-like family transporter codes for MSDPASAGPSTPAPGFDRATALRFNRFAGGFWRGAAARTAWTWTIALALFLVLKLGVDVATNRWHRWFFDALEHRDGTSAMLAVVAFMGLIGCVAAIGVGIVITRETLQVRWREWCTKRLLDRWMRRQRFYRLSTGTRMPNPEYRISDDVRMATEPLTDFAIGLFTATLAAAAFFSILWSVGGALNVTLWGENYRIPAFMVIGALLYGVTVSTLIPIVGRKLAGVAAAKNEAEARFRFEMIRLRENAEGVIMAGGETAARARLDTTYSGLVRQWLQLVRQHGNITWVMNANSALIPVVPLLLAAPKYLSGELSLGEVMQLASAFAQVQVAIAWLVDNYRAIAEWFASAHRVVELADAFDDQDRVTANGMPLVSRGVSGDGALHLASLRLTDRNGRVVIEQAEAVIPPSSRIMLSGEAGSGKSVLLRAIAGLWPWGAGAILLPENARVQFLPATPFLPAGPLREALTYPALTNDISPEALDAVLTNCGILYLRPRLDESTRWDQALSASERQRIAFARTILQQPDIIILDDTLSVFDEAGQIEIIDALIDSCPNTTIINTGGHGGVSSRFERHLFIGNSGGGMMLREAAAETPVLSIVTDSARQR; via the coding sequence ATGTCCGATCCCGCCAGCGCAGGACCATCCACCCCCGCTCCCGGATTTGACCGGGCTACAGCTCTCCGCTTCAACCGCTTCGCAGGCGGCTTTTGGCGCGGCGCCGCCGCTCGCACCGCCTGGACCTGGACGATCGCGCTCGCACTTTTTCTCGTGCTCAAGCTTGGCGTCGACGTTGCCACCAACCGATGGCACCGCTGGTTTTTCGACGCGTTGGAGCATCGCGACGGCACCTCCGCTATGCTCGCGGTGGTGGCCTTCATGGGGCTGATCGGCTGTGTCGCCGCCATCGGCGTCGGTATCGTCATCACCCGCGAGACTTTGCAGGTGCGCTGGCGTGAATGGTGCACCAAGCGCCTGCTCGACCGCTGGATGCGCCGCCAGCGCTTCTACCGCCTGTCGACCGGAACGCGGATGCCCAATCCGGAGTATCGCATCTCCGATGACGTGCGCATGGCGACAGAACCGCTGACGGATTTCGCCATCGGCCTGTTCACCGCGACGCTCGCCGCCGCCGCCTTCTTCAGCATCCTGTGGTCGGTTGGTGGGGCGCTCAACGTGACCCTATGGGGCGAGAATTATCGCATTCCCGCCTTCATGGTGATTGGCGCCCTACTCTATGGCGTCACCGTCTCAACCCTCATTCCGATCGTCGGCCGCAAGCTGGCTGGTGTCGCGGCGGCGAAGAACGAAGCCGAGGCCCGGTTCCGTTTCGAGATGATCCGGCTGCGTGAAAACGCTGAGGGCGTGATCATGGCCGGCGGCGAAACCGCAGCGCGGGCGCGGCTCGACACCACTTATAGTGGTCTGGTGCGGCAGTGGCTGCAGCTCGTGCGCCAGCACGGCAATATCACCTGGGTAATGAACGCCAACAGCGCGCTCATTCCCGTGGTGCCGCTGCTGCTGGCCGCTCCGAAATATCTCTCCGGCGAGTTGAGCCTGGGCGAAGTGATGCAGCTTGCTTCCGCCTTCGCGCAGGTGCAGGTCGCCATCGCCTGGCTGGTCGACAACTACCGCGCCATCGCCGAATGGTTCGCCTCGGCCCATCGCGTCGTCGAACTGGCCGATGCCTTCGACGATCAGGATCGCGTCACCGCCAACGGCATGCCCTTGGTGTCGCGCGGTGTCAGCGGCGACGGCGCCCTGCATCTGGCCAGCCTACGGCTGACCGATCGCAATGGCCGCGTCGTCATCGAACAAGCGGAAGCGGTTATTCCGCCCAGCTCGAGAATCATGCTTTCGGGCGAAGCTGGTTCAGGCAAGAGCGTTCTGCTGCGCGCCATTGCCGGCCTCTGGCCGTGGGGCGCCGGCGCCATTCTGCTACCTGAAAACGCGCGCGTGCAGTTCCTGCCAGCAACGCCTTTCCTGCCCGCCGGGCCGCTGCGCGAAGCCCTCACCTATCCGGCGTTGACCAACGACATCAGCCCCGAGGCCCTCGACGCGGTCCTGACCAATTGCGGCATCCTGTATCTGCGCCCGCGCCTCGATGAGAGTACGCGCTGGGATCAAGCCCTATCGGCGAGCGAGCGGCAGCGCATCGCCTTTGCCCGCACCATCCTGCAGCAGCCCGATATCATCATTCTGGACGACACATTATCGGTGTTCGACGAAGCCGGACAGATCGAGATCATCGATGCGCTGATCGACAGCTGCCCGAACACGACCATCATCAACACCGGCGGCCATGGTGGCGTCTCGAGCCGATTCGAACGACACTTATTCATCGGCAATTCAGGCGGCGGAATGATGCTACGTGAAGCAGCGGCCGAAACGCCCGTGCTGTCCATCGTAACCGACAGCGCCAGACAACGTTGA